A single window of Nomascus leucogenys isolate Asia chromosome 18, Asia_NLE_v1, whole genome shotgun sequence DNA harbors:
- the SLC18A3 gene encoding vesicular acetylcholine transporter gives MEPAEPAGQARAAATKLSEAVGAALQEPRRQRRLVLVIVCVALLLDNMLYMVIVPIVPDYIAHMRGGGEGPTRTPEVWEPTLPLPTPANASAYAANTSASPTAPWPAGSAFRPRYPTESEDVKIGVLFASKAILQLLVNPLSGPFIDRMSYDVPLLIGLGVMFASTVMFAFAEDYATLFAARSLQGLGSAFADTSGIAMIADKYPEEPERSRALGVALAFISFGSLVAPPFGGILYEFAGKRVPFLVLAAVSLFDALLLLAVAKPFSAAARARANLPVGTPIHRLMLDPYIAVVAGALTTCNIPLAFLEPTIATWMKHTMAASEWEMGMAWLPAFVPHVLGVYLTVRLAARYPHLQWLYGALGLAVIGASSCIVPACRSFAPLVVSLCGLCFGIALVDTALLPTLAFLVDVRHVSVYGSVYAIADISYSVAYALGPIVAGHIVHSLGFEQLSLGMGLANLLYAPVLLLLRNVGLLTRSRSERDVLLDEPPQGLYDAVRLRERPVSGQDGEPRSPPGPFDECEDDYNYYYTRS, from the coding sequence ATGGAACCCGCGGAACCTGCGGGCCAGGCCCGGGCGGCGGCCACCAAGCTGTCGGAGGCGGTGGGCGCGGCGCTGCAGGAGCCCCGGCGGCAGAGGCGCCTGGTGCTCGTTATCGTGTGCGTGGCACTGTTACTGGACAACATGCTGTACATGGTCATCGTGCCCATCGTGCCCGACTACATCGCCCACATGCGCGGGGGCGGCGAGGGCCCCACCCGGACTCCCGAGGTGTGGGAGCCCACCCTGCCGCTGCCCACTCCGGCCAATGCCAGCGCCTACGCGGCCAACACCTCCGCGTCCCCGACGGCTCCGTGGCCAGCGGGCTCAGCCTTTCGGCCCCGCTACCCTACGGAGAGCGAAGACGTGAAGATCGGGGTGCTGTTTGCTTCCAAGGCCATCCTGCAGCTGCTAGTGAACCCCTTGAGCGGGCCCTTCATCGACCGCATGAGCTACGATGTGCCGCTGCTGATCGGCCTGGGCGTCATGTTCGCCTCTACAGTCATGTTCGCCTTCGCCGAGGACTACGCCACGCTGTTCGCCGCGCGCAGCCTGCAGGGCCTGGGCTCAGCCTTCGCCGACACGTCTGGCATAGCCATGATCGCCGACAAGTACCCCGAGGAGCCGGAGCGCAGTCGTGCACTGGGCGTGGCGCTGGCCTTCATTAGCTTCGGAAGCCTAGTGGCCCCGCCCTTCGGGGGCATCCTCTATGAGTTCGCCGGCAAGCGCGTGCCCTTCTTGGTTCTAGCTGCCGTGTCGCTCTTTGACGCACTGTTGCTGCTGGCAGTGGCCAAACCCTTCTCGGCGGCTGCACGGGCTCGGGCCAACCTGCCAGTGGGCACTCCCATCCACCGCCTCATGCTGGACCCCTACATTGCCGTGGTGGCCGGCGCGCTCACCACCTGTAACATTCCCCTCGCCTTCCTCGAGCCCACCATTGCCACGTGGATGAAGCATACGATGGCGGCTTCCGAGTGGGAGATGGGCATGGCCTGGCTGCCGGCCTTCGTGCCTCATGTGCTGGGCGTCTACCTCACCGTGCGCCTGGCGGCGCGCTACCCACACCTGCAGTGGCTGTACGGCGCGCTCGGGCTGGCTGTGATCGGCGCCAGCTCGTGCATCGTGCCCGCCTGCCGCTCCTTCGCGCCGCTAGTGGTCTCGCTCTGCGGCCTCTGTTTTGGCATAGCCCTAGTCGACACAGCACTTCTGCCCACGCTCGCCTTCCTGGTGGACGTGCGCCACGTCTCAGTCTATGGCAGCGTCTATGCCATCGCCGACATCTCCTATTCGGTGGCCTACGCGCTCGGGCCCATAGTGGCAGGCCACATTGTGCACTCGCTGGGCTTTGAGCAGCTCAGCCTTGGCATGGGACTGGCCAACCTGCTCTATGCTCCCGTCTTGCTGCTGCTCCGCAACGTGGGCCTCCTGACGCGCTCCCGTTCCGAGCGCGATGTGCTGCTTGATGAGCCACCGCAAGGTCTGTACGATGCGGTGCGCCTGCGTGAGCGTCCCGTGTCTGGCCAGGACGGCGAGCCTCGCAGCCCCCCTGGCCCTTTTGACGAGTGCGAGGACGACTACAACTACTACTACACCCGCAGCTAG